Proteins from a single region of Plasmodium gaboni strain SY75 chromosome 2, whole genome shotgun sequence:
- a CDS encoding merozoite surface protein 4, which produces MWIVKFLIVVNFFLSCTIHFDKLYISYSYNIVPENGSMLNIRILEEDKTNVQVGSTTDVSGKDGSSSSSPNSSSKEENKNETTTPDQERKGTHKEEKPKEIKSEMGGAKEEAKDNEQKVAEKADKDQKKVPEESAKKSKVAVDTKKNEPIPEKVAEPRSPTSDEHAGEEEDEDEDDEEEEEDDDEDSDSSSHDTNNKEYSDDEDLCKHNNGDCGDDKICEYVGNRRVKCKCKEGYKLEGIECVEMFSLASSSLNLIFNSFITIFVVILLIN; this is translated from the exons ATGTGGATAgttaaatttttaatagtagttaatttttttttaagttgTACCATACACTTTGATAAATTGTATATCAgttattcttataatatagTACCAGAAAATGGAAGTATGTTAAATATTAGAATTTTAGAGGAAGACAAAACAAATGTGCAAGTAGGAAGTACTACTGATGTTTCTGGAAAGGATGGATCTTCAAGTAGTTCCCCCAATTCATCTAGCAAAGAAGAAAACAAGAATGAAACTACAACTCCTGATCAAGAAAGAAAAGGTACTcataaagaagaaaaacCCAAAGAAATTAAGAGTGAAATGGGAGGTGCTAAAGAAGAAGCAAAAGATAATGAACAAAAAGTTGCTGAAAAAGCAGATAAAGATCAAAAAAAAGTTCCAGAAGAATCTGCAAAAAAATCCAAAGTAGCTGTTgatacaaaaaaaaatgaaccTATCCCTGAAAAGGTAGCTGAACCTCGTTCACCAACTTCAG ATGAGCATGCTGGAGAGGAGGAGGACGAAGATGAAGACGACGAAGAAGAAGAGGAAGATGATGACGAAGATTCTGATTCTTCAAGTCATGAtactaataataaagaatattcAGATGATGAAGATTTATGTAAACATAATAATGGAGATTGTGGAGATGATAAAATATGTGAATATGTTGGGAATAGAAGAGTAAAATGTAAATGTAAAGAAGGATATAAATTAGAAGGTATTGAATGTGTTGAAATGTTTTCCTTAGCATCTTCttctttaaatttaatttttaattcatttataaCAATATTTGTTGTTATATTGTTAATAAATTAA
- a CDS encoding putative transcription factor, protein MAFFCPNCHNIVLVHIEKGVYFYCKSCNYKYKIKNKIYNKFDCQQFNKTIPLDAVDINNKNMSKTQAVCPKCTNDEAYFYSLQIRSADEPSTIFYICVKCNYHWKE, encoded by the exons ATGGCTTTTTTTTGTCCCAACTGTCATAACATTGTTTTAGTTCATATAGAAAAGGGggtttatttttattgtaaatcatgtaattataaatataagataaaaaataaaatatataataaattcGATTGTCAACAGTTTAACAAGACGATTCCTTTGGATGCCgttgatataaataataaaaatatgtcTAAAACTCAAG CTGTATGTCCAAAGTGTACAAATGATGAAGcatatttttatagttTACAAATAAGATCTGCAGATGAACCTAGCacaatattttatatctGTGTCAAATGCAACTATCACTGGAAGGAATAa
- a CDS encoding merozoite surface protein 5 (transcript variant 2; alternatively spliced), with translation MNILYILSYIYFFVIFYSLNLNNRNENFLTVRRLMSDQKEGGGVGSEDNVNKNNNRSDENKLKEEDALSIEMNEKNSNSSDKQPNDISQDESKNNSKSSESIQKERKEKENSNPNLDSSKNSSESTTRSVDISEHNSNNAETKEENGEETLELEINDNADRGQEPPNRLHFDNIDDEVPHYSALRYNKVEKDVTDDMLLYNMMSHENKKSCSINNGGCSDDQLCININNIGVKCICKEGYLLGTKCILLNSYSFHPSFSIIIYIILFLLLFV, from the exons atgaatatattatatattctatcatatatttattttttcgTAATTTTTTATAGCTTGAATTTAAATAATAGAAATGAGAATTTTTTGACTGTGAGAAGATTAATGAGTGACCAAAAAGAAGGGGGTGGTGTTGGAAGTGAAGATAATgtgaataaaaataataatagaagtgatgaaaataaattaaaagaagaagatgCTTTATCTATTGAGatgaatgaaaaaaattcCAATTCATCAGATAAACAACCCAATGATATTTCACAAGATGAATCAAAGAATAATTCTAAGAGTTCAGAATCTATACAAAAAGAACGTAAAGAAAAAGAGAATAGTAACCCTAATTTAGATAGTAGTAAAAATTCTAGTGAGAGTACAACACGTTCTGTTGATATATCAGAACATAATTCTAATAATGCAGAGACAAAAGAAGAGAACGGAGAAGAAACTTTAGAACTTGaaattaatgataatgCAGATAGAGGTCAAGAGCCTCCAAATAGATTACATTTTg ACAATATAGATGATGAGGTGCCACATTACAGCGCCCTAAGATATAACAAAGTAGAAAAAGATGTAACGGATGATATGctattatataatatgatgagtcatgaaaataaaaaatcatGCTCCATAAATAACGGTGGATGTTCTGACGATCaattatgtataaatataaataatattggAGTTAAATGTATATGTAAGGAAGGATATTTACTTGGAACAAAATGCATATTATTGAATTCTTATTCTTTCCATCCATCtttttctattattatttatattatattgtttttattattattcgtttaa
- a CDS encoding merozoite surface protein 5 (transcript variant 1; alternatively spliced), whose product LNLNNRNENFLTVRRLMSDQKEGGGVGSEDNVNKNNNRSDENKLKEEDALSIEMNEKNSNSSDKQPNDISQDESKNNSKSSESIQKERKEKENSNPNLDSSKNSSESTTRSVDISEHNSNNAETKEENGEETLELEINDNADRGQEPPNRLHFDNIDDEVPHYSALRYNKVEKDVTDDMLLYNMMSHENKKSCSINNGGCSDDQLCININNIGVKCICKEGYLLGTKCILLNSYSFHPSFSIIIYIILFLLLFV is encoded by the exons CTTGAATTTAAATAATAGAAATGAGAATTTTTTGACTGTGAGAAGATTAATGAGTGACCAAAAAGAAGGGGGTGGTGTTGGAAGTGAAGATAATgtgaataaaaataataatagaagtgatgaaaataaattaaaagaagaagatgCTTTATCTATTGAGatgaatgaaaaaaattcCAATTCATCAGATAAACAACCCAATGATATTTCACAAGATGAATCAAAGAATAATTCTAAGAGTTCAGAATCTATACAAAAAGAACGTAAAGAAAAAGAGAATAGTAACCCTAATTTAGATAGTAGTAAAAATTCTAGTGAGAGTACAACACGTTCTGTTGATATATCAGAACATAATTCTAATAATGCAGAGACAAAAGAAGAGAACGGAGAAGAAACTTTAGAACTTGaaattaatgataatgCAGATAGAGGTCAAGAGCCTCCAAATAGATTACATTTTg ACAATATAGATGATGAGGTGCCACATTACAGCGCCCTAAGATATAACAAAGTAGAAAAAGATGTAACGGATGATATGctattatataatatgatgagtcatgaaaataaaaaatcatGCTCCATAAATAACGGTGGATGTTCTGACGATCaattatgtataaatataaataatattggAGTTAAATGTATATGTAAGGAAGGATATTTACTTGGAACAAAATGCATATTATTGAATTCTTATTCTTTCCATCCATCtttttctattattatttatattatattgtttttattattattcgtttaa
- a CDS encoding hypothetical protein (conserved Plasmodium protein, unknown function), with protein MQQDGNIQVKILKDVNPYYYKKENPYDSLEYSKYIMNVNDIETTNIIDDKKKDLVKSKYEIFTTDSLSTTTDEISYGCHIENKSEEKEYLKFFDKQTGRIRQDNNNNNNNINNNINNNNNNINNINNNNINNNNNINNNNINNINNINNNNNYHCDNINNLCSTDNIFDENIVRTKKNDNTIINGNIKYSNNNNIFNTNMVPQKNNTHIFKPYDKNMRNIQLYNKAVSFLKNDGDVNSKKNNHDSLLFLKSVRSKSNNNLIVNRNITSNMTNNISSGMQSGMSSGMSSSMTNNISSSMTNNISSSMTNNISSSMTNNISSSMTNNISSSMTNNISSSMTNNISSSMTNNISSSMTNNISSSMTNNISSSMLNNMNRVVTNNIITNINRSVSGSKSMNMSNPLIINKMDYNTDNYQHHHHNNNNNNNNNSNNSNNNSNSNNNSNNNNNNNSNSNSNSSSNILSGKYFVNSQNGNKNNFLIKLGESTIRSTTNILDIYKQGNMYMHMPKNIDVLNNVSSYNITHENYIKRDMANVANNNNHVVNNNNNYINNNNYINNNNVVNNNNVVNNNSVVNNNSVVNNNNNYIRNNISLNNAHALNIKFNKKDNVDNLRNHIPNSENKNIVNMFSLKNMKSINDLSVLINKNKPIHLIHGNEIQQKRSLSNVQKLKTLNTFPNSKGRFSLMNKMASMPNMSTTSNMNMSGVNTASSEGLISMNNINNVNNINNVNNINNVNNINSVNKINTLNNINNMHNINNMNNINMNNINNMNYINNVSNINTLKLLNNNNDIYNLNAQVKNNSDIQKKFSICGKSDTSESLNKNVKYLKYIQENIQYLNNLDDNKRKYSLTSITDVGGIKKKKNMNDIFLGKHDNILLSDEMQNINIGRNMLNNNNNNNNNYMINYNDNDKSKIINNVIINKNVSTDLSNDREYDINKMNIYNVEKDENNYINIVNNKIKKNNIDLNNNVMKLNSMDEEEGVNKLSIVSSDLNNNNINNMNSMNSMNNMISMNSMNNMNSMNNMNNMNNMNSMNSMNNININPSCNKVTMKKVSKKENDQNMGSPKKISEEKYNFLKNLIRNNKNMVKLKYLNKFIGKRNGPSIKNNMNDMMIKMNNNMKDVMNIKDTTNISNINNNINNNNNNDNNNNKVVDVNTNNCISYNSCNKINYIHKYKKKRVLCLDNKHGKSEIKQNEKLIFTSYEIKIFLLNTIKAIGIIFKKWKFKNFGLYFWYHIKSIENERDIKFYINLFNFLFEIITGKNIYYQLNDIHNIVNLFKEFKIYDCKHVLKKTIKVLNKYAKKNSKQFSLSENNQHVVLDINKNMLFNDDEKLTTCNIKQNEQEQIKSNILYDHYNINVDNKQSDQIISNENNNSKDNFYSYLYQSLQGKNHILQQPGVQNMHIYNMFAHFNELNYNDMFNFSIT; from the coding sequence ATGCAGCAAGATGGTAATATACaagtaaaaatattaaaagatgtaaatccatattattataaaaaagaaaatcCATACGACAGTTTAGAATAtagtaaatatattatgaatgTGAATGATATTGAAACaacaaatattattgatgataaaaaaaaagatttaGTTAAATCAAAATATGAAATTTTTACAACTGATTCGTTGTCAACAACTACAGATGAAATATCTTATGGTTGTcatattgaaaataaaagtgaagaaaaagaatatttGAAATTTTTTGATAAACAAACAGGTAGAATACGACAAGAtaataacaacaacaataataatattaataataatattaataataataataataatattaataatattaataataataatattaataataataataatattaataataataatattaataatattaataatattaataataataataattaccATTGTGACAATATTAATAACCTTTGTAGTACTGATAATATTTTCGATGAAAATATAGtaagaacaaaaaaaaacgataatacaattataaatggtaatattaaatattcaaacaataataatatatttaatacCAACATGGTGccacaaaaaaataatacacatatatttaaaccatatgataaaaatatgaggaatattcaattatataataaggCAGTCagttttttaaaaaatgatggGGACGTAAATTCaaagaaaaataatcatGATAGTTTGTTGTTTCTAAAAAGTGTGAGAAGTAAGAGTAATAATAATCTGATTGtaaatagaaatataaCAAGTAATATgacaaataatatttcaagTGGTATGCAAAGTGGTATGTCAAGTGGTATGTCAAGTAGTATgacaaataatatatcaagTAGTATgacaaataatatatcaagTAGTATgacaaataatatatcaagTAGTATgacaaataatatatctagTAGTATgacaaataatatatctagTAGTATgacaaataatatatctagTAGTATgacaaataatatatctagTAGTATgacaaataatatatctagTAGTATgacaaataatatatctagTAGTATgacaaataatatatctagTAGTATGcttaataatatgaatagGGTTGTGAcgaataatattattactaaTATAAACAGGTCAGTGTCTGGAAGTAAAAGTATGAACATGAGCAACCCcttaattataaataagaTGGATTATAATACTGATAACTATCAACACCATCACcacaacaataataataataataacaataatagtaataatagtaataataacagtaatagtaataataacagtaataataataataataataacagTAATAGTAATAGCAATAGTAGTAGTAATATTTTAAGTGGTAAATATTTTGTGAATTCTCAGAATGGtaacaaaaataatttcCTTATAAAATTAGGAGAAAGCACAATACGATCTACTACAAACATTTTAGATATTTATAAACAAGGAAATATGTATATGCACATGCCAAAAAATATTGACGTATTGAATAATGTCtcttcatataatataacccatgaaaattatattaaaaggGACATGGCAAACGTGgcaaataataataaccacgttgtaaataataacaataattatataaataacaacaactatataaataacaaCAATGTTGTAAATAACAACAATGTTGTAAATAACAACAGTGTTGTAAATAACAACAGTGttgtaaataataataataattatataagaaataatatcTCCTTAAATAATGCTCATGCATTAAAcattaaatttaataagAAGGATAATGTGGACAACCTAAGAAACCATATTCCAAACAgtgaaaataaaaacattgtaaatatgtttagtttaaaaaatatgaaaagCATAAATGATTTGTCAGtcttaataaataaaaataaaccTATTCATTTGATACATGGTAATGAGATACAACAAAAAAGATCATTGAGTAATGttcaaaaattaaaaacGTTGAACACATTTCCAAATTCTAAGGGAAGGTTTAGTCTTATGAATAAAATGGCTAGCATGCCAAATATGAGCACAACGAGTAATATGAACATGTCAGGTGTAAACACAGCCTCTTCTGAAGGATTAATCAgtatgaataatataaacaatgtgaataatataaacaatgtgaataatataaacaatgtgaataatataaacagtgtgaataaaataaataccttgaataatataaacaatatgcataatattaacaacatgaataatataaacatgaataatataaacaacatgaattatataaataatgtaagcaatataaatacactaaaattattaaacaataataatgatatatataacttaAATGCAcaagtaaaaaataatagtGATATACAAAAGAAATTTAGTATATGTGGCAAAAGTGACACCTCTGAAAGTCTAAATAAGAATGTAAAATacttaaaatatatacaagaaaatattcaatatttgaataatcttgatgataataaaaggAAGTATTCTCTTACAAGTATAACTGATGTGGGAggtataaaaaaaaaaaaaaatatgaatgatatttttttaggaaagcatgataatatattactttCAGATGAAATgcaaaatataaatataggAAGAAACATGTTgaataataacaacaacaataataataattatatgataaattataatgataatgataaaagtaagataataaataatgttataataaataagaatGTGTCGACAGATTTGTCAAACGATAGAgaatatgatataaataaaatgaatatttataatgtGGAAAAggatgaaaataattatattaatattgtgaataataagataaagaaaaataacattgatcttaataataatgtgaTGAAATTGAATAGTATGGATGAAGAAGAAGGTGTGAATAAATTATCGATAGTATCGTCAGATCTGAACaataacaatattaataatatgaatagtATGAATAgtatgaataatatgattaGTATGAATAgtatgaataatatgaatagtatgaataatatgaataatatgaataatatgaatagtATGAATAgtatgaataatataaacataaatcCAAGTTGTAATAAAGTGACAATGAAAAAAGTGTCTAAAAAAGAGAATGATCAAAACATGGGGTCtccaaaaaaaattagtgaagaaaaatataattttcttaaaaatttgataagaaataataagaatatggtgaaattaaaatatctaaataaatttatagGAAAAAGAAACGGACCatcaataaaaaataatatgaacgATATGATGATTAAGATGAATAATAACATGAAGGATgttatgaatataaaagatacaacaaatataagcaatataaataacaatattaataataataataataatgataataataataataaggTGGTAGATGTGAATACAAATAATTGTATTTCTTATAATAGTTGTAacaaaattaattatatacataaatataaaaagaaaagagTTTTATGTTTAGATAATAAACATGGGAAGAGTgaaataaaacaaaatgagaaattaatttttacaagttatgaaataaaaatatttttattaaatacaATTAAAGCAATAGGTATAATTTTTAAGAAATGgaaatttaaaaattttggattatatttttggtatcatataaaatctatagaaaatgaaagagatataaaattttatattaatttatttaattttttgtttgaaataataacaggaaaaaatatatattatcaattaaatgatattcataatattgttaatttattcaaagaatttaaaatttatgaTTGTAAACATGTTCTTAAAAAAACTATTAAAgttttaaataaatatgcaaaaaaaaattccAAACAATTTTCACTTTCTGAAAATAATCAACATGTAGTAttagatataaataaaaatatgttatttaatgatgatgaaaaattaacaacatgtaatataaaacaaaatgaacaagaacaaattaaaagtaatattctttatgatcattataatataaatgtagATAATAAACAAAGTGATCAAATCATAtcaaatgaaaataataactCAAAGgataatttttattcatatctATATCAATCATTACAAGGAAAAAATCATATTCTTCAACAACCAGGTGTACAaaatatgcatatatataatatgtttgcacattttaatgaattaaattataatgatatgtTTAACTTTTCAATAACCTAA
- a CDS encoding merozoite surface protein 2 has protein sequence MKVIKTLSIINFFIFVTLNIKNESKYSNNLINSAYNMNIRRIMEGDNSNTVTGNTNPASPGTSSVTSAGGSSGTSAGTSADTSAGGSESSTDAKTTGDSATTSAGTQPSNTDNTKNNENASDSIAQEKLASDSTGKTPENSQTEGDKTNNVKEPQTKENNESTSPSTDTTQKPASQTEEAQNTATQNLQTAETENPAQKTEKDKTTETPSAPATKPNEKPGNMQGTKHNQQQNSEDKKNCANGDETSCGAGASLLSNSSNIASINNFVALISVTFVLAVSFLI, from the coding sequence ATGAAGGTAATTAAAACATTGTCTATTATAAATTTCTTTATCTTTGTTACcttaaatattaaaaatgaaagtAAATATAGCAACAATTTGATAAACAGTGcttataatatgaatataagAAGAATTATGGAAGGTGATAATTCTAATACTGTTACTGGAAATACAAATCCTGCAAGCCCTGGTACAAGTTCTGTTACAAGTGCTGGTGGAAGTTCTGGTACAAGTGCTGGTACAAGTGCTGATACAAGTGCTGGTGGAAGTGAAAGCAGTACAGATGCAAAAACTACAGGTGATAGTGCTACTACTAGTGCAGGTACACAACCATCAAATACGGATAATactaaaaataatgaaaatgcATCTGATAGTATTGCTCAAGAAAAATTAGCTTCAGATAGTACAGGAAAAACTCCAGAAAATAGTCAAACAGAGGGTGACAAAACAAATAATGTAAAGGAACCTCAAACTAAAGAAAACAATGAAAGTACTTCACCATCAACTGATACAACTCAAAAACCTGCTTCACAAACTGAGGAAGCTCAAAATACTGCTACACAAAACCTTCAAACTGCAGAAACTGAAAATCCTGCTCAAAAAACCGAAAAAGATAAAACCACCGAAACACCATCTGCACCAGCTACTAAACCTAATGAAAAACCAGGAAATATGCAAGGTACTAAACACAATCAACAACAAAATTCtgaagataaaaaaaattgtgCAAATGGTGACGAAACCAGTTGTGGAGCAGGAGCATCCCTCTTAAGTAACTCTAGCAATATTGCttcaataaataattttgttgCTTTAATTTCAGTAACATTTGTTTTAGCTGTTTCCTTcttaatataa
- a CDS encoding adenylosuccinate lyase: MDVHVNELKNISPIDGRYKKSCEEIREYFSEYALIKYRIIVEIKWLIFLNDKEYFFSKVSDKNLSSIKSIMELINDDDILRVKKIEEETNHDVKAVEYFIREKLESLKNEEITKVIPYVHYLCTSEDINNIAYGLCLYNCLHNIIIPNIQNIIDKLKEFSFNYSDIPLLSKTHGQPASATTFGKEMSNYYYRLYKHINKLKNIEIFVKFNGAVGNFNAHKVCDPNIDWIHNITYFIETYFNLNFSLYCTQIQDHDYICEISDTLARLNYTLIDLSVDMWLYISSNILKLKIVKKEIGSSTMPHKVNPIDFENAEGNLHLANSLFKLFSSKLPISRLQRDLSDSTVLRNLGSSFAYSLISYKSLLKGLNKIDVDQNVMNQQLNQNWCTLAEPIQIIMKKYNIPDSYEQLKNFTRGKSIDKQCIHQFIQQNCTQLPKKAIEELMNLTPHNYIGYASYLSKNVEHLTQHKKQN, translated from the coding sequence atggATGTACATGTGAATGAACTGAAAAACATCTCACCCATCGACGGTAGATACAAGAAATCGTGCGAAGAAATTAGGGAATATTTTTCAGAATACGCtttgataaaatatagaaTAATTGTTGAGATAAAATggttaatatttttgaatgacaaagaatatttcttttcaaAGGTTAGTGATAAAAATTTGAGTAGTATAAAATCTATAATGgaattaataaatgatgatgatatattGCGTGTAAAAAAGATAGAAGAAGAAACCAATCATGATGTGAAAGCTgttgaatattttataagaGAGAAATTAGAAagtttaaaaaatgaagaaataaCAAAAGTAATACCATATGTACATTATTTATGTACGAGtgaagatataaataatatagcATATGgtttatgtttatataattgtttacataatataataataccaaatatacaaaatattatagataaattaaaagaattttcttttaattaTTCTGATATACctttattatcaaaaaCACATGGACAACCTGCATCAGCAACTACATTTGGAAAGGAAATGTCTAACTATTATTATCgtttatataaacatataaataaattaaaaaatattgaaatatTTGTTAAATTTAATGGAGCTGTAGGAAATTTTAATGCACATAAAGTTTGTGATCCTAATATTGATTGGattcataatataacatattttatagaaacatattttaatttaaatttcTCATTATATTGTACACAAATACAAGATCatgattatatatgtgaaatATCAGATACATTAGCTCGTTTAAATTATACTTTAATTGATTTATCTGTTGATATGTggttatatatttcatcTAATATTCTTAAACTTAAAATTgtaaaaaaagaaattgGAAGTAGTACTATGCCACATAAAGTTAATCCTATAGATTTTGAAAATGCTGAAGGAAATTTACATTTAGCTAATTCattattcaaattattTAGTTCGAAATTACCTATTAGTAGATTACAAAGAGATTTATCTGATTCAACTGTTCTTAGAAATCTAGGTTCATCCTTTGCTTATTCtttaatatcatataaatcTTTATTAAAAGGATTAAACAAAATTGATGTAGATCAAAATGTTATGAATCAACAATTAAATCAAAACTGGTGCACATTAGCAGAACCCatacaaattattatgaaaaaatataatattccTGATTCTTATGAACAACTCAAAAACTTTACACGAGGTAAATCAATAGACAAACAATGCATCCATCAATTCATACAACAAAATTGTACTCAACTACCAAAAAAGGCAATCGAAGAATTGATGAATTTAACACCCCACAATTATATTGGATATGCAAGTTATTTGTCAAAAAATGTGGAACACTTGACCCAACACAAAAAgcaaaattaa